A single region of the Raphanus sativus cultivar WK10039 chromosome 1, ASM80110v3, whole genome shotgun sequence genome encodes:
- the LOC108854130 gene encoding uncharacterized protein LOC108854130, whose product MGAAEDGEIRQGSDQTTQVAISRDQFLAWKRQKDAELSAKQAEAARKREQDIAAGRVPMNGRELFLHQPWVFDDTHL is encoded by the exons ATGGGAGCAGCAGAAGATGGAGAGATTCGCCAAGGCAGCGATCAAACTACGCAAGTCGCAATTTCGAGAGATCAGTTTCTCGCCTGGAAGCGCCAAAAG GACGCTGAACTATCAGCAAAACAAGCTGAAGCAGCTAGGAAACGTGAACAAGACATAGCAGCAGGCCGTGTCCCGATGAATGGCCGAGAGCTTTTCTTGCACCAGCCTTGGGTTTTTGACGACACCCACCTTTAG
- the LOC108851587 gene encoding FCS-Like Zinc finger 5: MLLGKRQRQEIKRTTSLSEIKFDLNLPSEPEEPSDHHQVQMLSPRKSKLVAIDEHRQVNHGLLDQRLLAMVGTPRRHSEDYSTHVGDFLRSCSLCKRHLVPGRDIYMYRGDRAFCSLECRQQQITVDERKEKGLVRSTVATGSGKGDRVSAAV, from the exons ATGTTGTTAGGGAAGAGACAGAGACAAGAGATAAAGAGAACCACGAGTCTGTCGGAGATAAAATTCGACTTGAACTTACCTAGTGAACCAGAAGAGCCGTCCGATCATCATCAGGTTCAGATGTTGAGTCCGAGGAAAAGTAAGCTCGTGGCCATTGATGAACATCGCCAGGTTAATCATGGCTTGTTAGATCAACGTCTCTTAGCGATGGTAGGTACACCGAGGAGACACTCAGAAGATTACTCCACTCACGTCGGAGATTTTCTGAGGTCTTGCTCTCTCTGTAAACGTCATCTTGTTCCCGGCCGAGACATCTATATGTATAG AGGAGATAGGGCGTTTTGTAGTTTAGAGTGCAGGCAACAGCAGATTACGGTGGACGAGAGGAAAGAGAAGGGCTTGGTTAGGTCTACCGTCGCCACCGGATCCGGCAAAGGAGACAGAGTTTCCGCCGCCGTGTAG
- the LOC108861927 gene encoding sulfate transporter 1.3 isoform X2 → MDGEGEPSAVDMSSPRQTNTPFVHKVEVPPKQNLFNEFMYTFKETFFHDDPLRDFKDQSLSKKLMLGLQSVFPVFEWGRKYNLKMFRGDLIAGLTIASLCIPQDIGYAKLAGLDPKYGLYSSFVPPLVYAFMGSSRDIAIGPVAVVSLLLGTLLRAEIDPTTNPNEYLRLAFTATFFAGVTQVTLGFFRLGFLIDFLSHAAVVGFMGGAAITIALQQLKGFLGIKKFTQKTSIFAVLQSVFSSAHHGWNWQTILISISFLIFLLVCKFIGKKNKKLFWIPAVAPLLSVIISTFFVYITRADKKGVKIVNHLDKGINPSSLRLIYFSGDYLLKGIRIGVVSGMIALTEAVAIGRSFAAKKDYQIDGNKEMVALGAMNVIGSMTSCYVATGSFSRSAVNFVAGCQTAVSNIIMSMVVLLTLLFLTPLFKYTPNAILAAIIINAVIPLIDVNAAILIFKIDKLDFVACMGAFFGVIFASVEIGLLIAVGISFAKILLQVTRPRTAILGKIPRTSVYRNIHQYPEATRVPGAMIIRVDSAIYFSNSNYVRERIQRWLIDEEEKVKAVSLPNIQFLIIEICHRHRY, encoded by the exons ATGGACGGTGAAGGAGAGCCTTCGGCGGTGGATATGTCTTCCCCGAGGCAGACAAACACACCGTTTGTCCATAAAGTTGAAGTTCCTCCGAAGCAAAACCTGTTCAATGAGTTCATGTACACTTTCAAAGAAACCTTCTTCCACGATGATCCTCTTAGGGATTTCAAGGACCAGTCACTGTCCAAGAAGCTCATGCTCGGGCTCCAGTCTGTCTTCCCGGTTTTCGAATGGGGACGAAAGTACAATCTCAAGATGTTTCGTGGAGATCTTATTGCCGGTTTAACCATAGCCAGTCTGTGCATTCCTCAG gatattggaTATGCAAAGCTCGCAGGTCTCGACCCTAAGTATGGTCTAT ATTCAAGCTTTGTTCCTCCGTTGGTGTACGCATTTATGGGAAGCTCAAGGGATATAGCGATCGGACCCGTCGCAGTGGTCTCACTCCTTTTAGGCACTCTGCTTCGTGCTGAGATCGACCCGACCACAAACCCTAACGAATATCTCCGCCTAGCCTTCACTGCCACGTTCTTCGCTGGTGTCACTCAAGTAACACTCGGATTCTTTAG aTTAGGTTTCTTGATTGATTTCTTATCCCACGCCGCGGTGGTTGGGTTCATGGGCGGAGCAGCCATAACCATAGCTCTTCAACAACTGAAAGGGTTCCTTGGAATCAAGAAGTTCACCCAGAAAACAAGTATCTTCGCTGTTCTTCAATCCGTCTTCAGCTCAGCCCATCACGGA TGGAACTGGCAGACTATACTCATTAGTATATCGTTTTTGATCTTCCTCCTCGTCTGTAAGTTCATT gggaagaagaacaagaaactgTTTTGGATTCCGGCCGTAGCGCCGTTGCTATCAGTTATTATTTCAACCTTCTTTGTTTATATAACCCGAGCCGACAAGAAAGGTGTTAAAATA GTGAACCATCTCGATAAAGGCATAAACCCTTCTTCGTTGCGTCTAATATACTTCTCCGGTGATTACCTACTTAAAGGCATCCGCATTGGCGTTGTCTCGGGCATGATTGCCTTAACT gaagcTGTAGCGATCGGAAGATCATTTGCAGCAAAGAAAGACTACCAAATCGACGGAAACAAAGAGATGGTAGCATTAGGAGCCATGAACGTGATCGGTTCGATGACTTCTTGCTATGTAGCCACCGGTTCGTTCTCAAGATCAGCTGTGAACTTCGTGGCAGGATGTCAAACAGCAGTTTCCAACATCATAATGTCAATGGTCGTCCTCTTAACGCTTCTCTTCCTCACTCCTCTTTTCAAATACACACCCAACGCTATTCTTGCTGCGATCATCATCAACGCCGTGATTCCTTTGATAGACGTTAACGCCGCCATTTTGATTTTCAAGATTGATAAGCTAGATTTTGTTGCTTGCATGGGAGCTTTCTTTGGTGTCATCTTTGCATCTGTCGAGATTGGTCTTCTCATTGCC GTGGGCATATCTTTTGCTAAGATACTCTTGCAAGTTACAAGACCTAGGACGGCTATTCTTGGAAAGATTCCGAGGACTTCGGTTTACCGGAATATCCATCAGTATCCTGAAGCGACTAGGGTTCCCGGAGCTATGATAATTCGTGTTGACTCCGCTATTTACTTCTCCAATTCCAATTACGTTAGAGAAAG GATTCAAAGGTGGTTGATagatgaagaagagaaagtgaaagcaGTTAGCTTGCCTAATATCCAGTTTCTGATCATCGAAAT CTGTCACAGACATCGATACTAG
- the LOC108858376 gene encoding uncharacterized protein LOC108858376 has translation MASNDDLEFPFEANPLLFLDSPETFNAATECQESPSLLASQNEHSAIVPFVPVSAATNDVYPPSLIENPDTDQEDDYSRSINALQLSPNVQSYTLGNGQRESVFSENCLLTSTNNAMMSTGQQSVGLQHGYVNQSYQQPLMSQTNHNLFNDPYVSPTMGSNLQQVERTNGLTNFNPIYGLRDHRLPHFGYSIQEGRHNLDLLVEQLKHIRGNDQMQQPETSNRHIPPYVEALQSNQHLQIPYALSASTIPNPEYRTPMISNTQVLQTTENCSPFAQTSYQSDPFAFNFQNLSSVKTTRRARGRPRKNQIPVPLVPTSQTLLTSPRHYGTQDKGKQPITARPPLNPSLYAQCQNSYTNTMIQQSGVTRQRSIYDQFENECSTFKTRRIMVPCQEKSIADSSTASFWQEGNLRSSSAAASNHEERPIKNTMYDPLYADVGLPIDPHLRLF, from the exons ATGGCTTCAAACGATGATCTTGAATTTCCTTTCGAAGCCAATCCCCTCTTGTTCTTGGATTCACCAGAAACTTTTAATGCTGCCACG gaGTGTCAGGAAAGTCCTTCGTTGTTGGCTTCTCAAAATGAGCACAGTGCGATTGTTCCATTTGTCCCTGTCTCTGCTGCCACAAACGATGTATACCCACCATCATTGATAGAAAATCCAGACACTGATCAAGAG GACGATTATTCTAGATCTATCAACGCATTACAGTTATCTCCTAACGTG CAATCATATACACTCGGCAATGGCCAAAGAGAAAGTGTATTCAGTGAAAACTGTTTGCTAACCTCGACCAATAATGCGATGATGAGCACTGGACAACAGTCAGTTGGTTTGCAACATGGATATGTAAACCAAAGCTATCAACAACCTTTGATGTCGCAAACAAATCATAACCTCTTCAACGATCCATATGTTTCACCAACG ATGGGGAGTAATTTACAACAAGTGGAGAGAACTAATGGACTAACCAATTTCAATCCTATATATGGCCTTCGAGATCACCGCCTTCCTCATTT TGGATACAGTATTCAGGAAGGAAGACATAATCTCGACTTATTAGTTGAACAACTCAAGCATATTCGTGGAAATGATCAGATGCAACAACCTGAAACGTCCAACAGGCATATTCCACCATATGT GGAGGCTTTGCAAAGCAATCAACACCTGCAGATTCCTTATGCCTTGTCTGCAAGTACTATACCAAATCCAGAGTATCGTACTCCCATGATTTCAAACACCCAAGTCCTACAAAC GACAGAGAACTGTTCACCCTTTGCACAGACGTCTTATCAATCTGATCCATTTGCTTTTAATTTCCAAAATTTAAGCTCAGTTAAAACTACTCGTCGAGCCCGTGGAAG GCCGAGGAAAAATCAAATTCCGGTGCCTTTGGTACCTACAAGTCAAACGCTTTTAACCTCTCCCAG ACATTATGGCACACAAGATAAGGGAAAACAACCTATTACAGCAAGGCCGCCTCTTAACCCAAGTCTCTACGCTCAATGTCAAAATTCATACACAAACACAATGATCCAGCAA AGTGGAGTTACGAGGCAACGTAGTATTTATGATCAATTTGAAAATGAATGCTCAACGTTTAAAACAAGG AGGATCATGGTCCCGTGTCAAGAGAAATCTATAGCAGATTCATCAACTGCTTCCTTTTGGCAAGAAGGAAATTTGCGTTCATCAAGTGCTGCAGCCAGTAACCATGAAGAGAG GCCCATAAAAAATACGATGTATGATCCATTGTACGCAGATGTTGGATTACCCATAGATCCTCATTTGAGGCTcttttag
- the LOC108861927 gene encoding sulfate transporter 1.3 isoform X1, whose amino-acid sequence MDGEGEPSAVDMSSPRQTNTPFVHKVEVPPKQNLFNEFMYTFKETFFHDDPLRDFKDQSLSKKLMLGLQSVFPVFEWGRKYNLKMFRGDLIAGLTIASLCIPQDIGYAKLAGLDPKYGLYSSFVPPLVYAFMGSSRDIAIGPVAVVSLLLGTLLRAEIDPTTNPNEYLRLAFTATFFAGVTQVTLGFFRLGFLIDFLSHAAVVGFMGGAAITIALQQLKGFLGIKKFTQKTSIFAVLQSVFSSAHHGWNWQTILISISFLIFLLVCKFIGKKNKKLFWIPAVAPLLSVIISTFFVYITRADKKGVKIVNHLDKGINPSSLRLIYFSGDYLLKGIRIGVVSGMIALTEAVAIGRSFAAKKDYQIDGNKEMVALGAMNVIGSMTSCYVATGSFSRSAVNFVAGCQTAVSNIIMSMVVLLTLLFLTPLFKYTPNAILAAIIINAVIPLIDVNAAILIFKIDKLDFVACMGAFFGVIFASVEIGLLIAVGISFAKILLQVTRPRTAILGKIPRTSVYRNIHQYPEATRVPGAMIIRVDSAIYFSNSNYVRERIQRWLIDEEEKVKAVSLPNIQFLIIEMSRNQLYFLSYTECIFLYI is encoded by the exons ATGGACGGTGAAGGAGAGCCTTCGGCGGTGGATATGTCTTCCCCGAGGCAGACAAACACACCGTTTGTCCATAAAGTTGAAGTTCCTCCGAAGCAAAACCTGTTCAATGAGTTCATGTACACTTTCAAAGAAACCTTCTTCCACGATGATCCTCTTAGGGATTTCAAGGACCAGTCACTGTCCAAGAAGCTCATGCTCGGGCTCCAGTCTGTCTTCCCGGTTTTCGAATGGGGACGAAAGTACAATCTCAAGATGTTTCGTGGAGATCTTATTGCCGGTTTAACCATAGCCAGTCTGTGCATTCCTCAG gatattggaTATGCAAAGCTCGCAGGTCTCGACCCTAAGTATGGTCTAT ATTCAAGCTTTGTTCCTCCGTTGGTGTACGCATTTATGGGAAGCTCAAGGGATATAGCGATCGGACCCGTCGCAGTGGTCTCACTCCTTTTAGGCACTCTGCTTCGTGCTGAGATCGACCCGACCACAAACCCTAACGAATATCTCCGCCTAGCCTTCACTGCCACGTTCTTCGCTGGTGTCACTCAAGTAACACTCGGATTCTTTAG aTTAGGTTTCTTGATTGATTTCTTATCCCACGCCGCGGTGGTTGGGTTCATGGGCGGAGCAGCCATAACCATAGCTCTTCAACAACTGAAAGGGTTCCTTGGAATCAAGAAGTTCACCCAGAAAACAAGTATCTTCGCTGTTCTTCAATCCGTCTTCAGCTCAGCCCATCACGGA TGGAACTGGCAGACTATACTCATTAGTATATCGTTTTTGATCTTCCTCCTCGTCTGTAAGTTCATT gggaagaagaacaagaaactgTTTTGGATTCCGGCCGTAGCGCCGTTGCTATCAGTTATTATTTCAACCTTCTTTGTTTATATAACCCGAGCCGACAAGAAAGGTGTTAAAATA GTGAACCATCTCGATAAAGGCATAAACCCTTCTTCGTTGCGTCTAATATACTTCTCCGGTGATTACCTACTTAAAGGCATCCGCATTGGCGTTGTCTCGGGCATGATTGCCTTAACT gaagcTGTAGCGATCGGAAGATCATTTGCAGCAAAGAAAGACTACCAAATCGACGGAAACAAAGAGATGGTAGCATTAGGAGCCATGAACGTGATCGGTTCGATGACTTCTTGCTATGTAGCCACCGGTTCGTTCTCAAGATCAGCTGTGAACTTCGTGGCAGGATGTCAAACAGCAGTTTCCAACATCATAATGTCAATGGTCGTCCTCTTAACGCTTCTCTTCCTCACTCCTCTTTTCAAATACACACCCAACGCTATTCTTGCTGCGATCATCATCAACGCCGTGATTCCTTTGATAGACGTTAACGCCGCCATTTTGATTTTCAAGATTGATAAGCTAGATTTTGTTGCTTGCATGGGAGCTTTCTTTGGTGTCATCTTTGCATCTGTCGAGATTGGTCTTCTCATTGCC GTGGGCATATCTTTTGCTAAGATACTCTTGCAAGTTACAAGACCTAGGACGGCTATTCTTGGAAAGATTCCGAGGACTTCGGTTTACCGGAATATCCATCAGTATCCTGAAGCGACTAGGGTTCCCGGAGCTATGATAATTCGTGTTGACTCCGCTATTTACTTCTCCAATTCCAATTACGTTAGAGAAAG GATTCAAAGGTGGTTGATagatgaagaagagaaagtgaaagcaGTTAGCTTGCCTAATATCCAGTTTCTGATCATCGAAATGTCACGTAACCAACTCTACTTTTTATCTTATACAGAATGTATATTTCTTTACATATAG
- the LOC108821568 gene encoding uncharacterized protein LOC108821568 — MNSQQDMSYDAKNSPPSGFEKTLPPEEFLNKINEVRTLLGPLTEKSSEYCSNAAIARYLAARNGHVKKATKMLKETLKWRTQYKPEEIRWEEISREAETGKIYRADCTDKYGRPVLVMRPSSQNTKSPNGQIRFLVYCMENAILNLPEHQEQMVWLIDFHGFNMSHISVKVSRETAHVLQEHYPERLGLAVLYNPPKIFEPFWKMVKPFLDPKTRNKVKFVYSDDNVSKKTLEDIFDMEQLEVAFGGNNSDSSFNFEKYAERMREDDLKFFGNTIVSSTSARLTGSDSEVSDSEIKHLEDKADAKIKNGASLDTTRT, encoded by the exons ATGAATTCCCAGCAAGATATGAGTTATGATGCCAAAAATTCACCTCCAAGTGGATTTGAGAAAACTTTGCCACCAGAAGAGTTTCTAAACAAG ATAAATGAAGTGAGGACATTACTAGGGCCATTGACTGAGAAGTCATCTGAGTATTGTTCAAATGCTGCCATTGCCCGGTACCTAGCTGCGCGTAACGGCCATGTCAAGAAAGCAACTAAAATGCTCAAAGAAACCTTGAAATGGAGGACTCAATACAAACCCGAGGAGATTCGATGG GAAGAGATTTCACGGGAAGCCGAGACCGGGAAGATATACCGAGCTGATTGTACCGACAAGTATGGAAGACCGGTTTTGGTTATGAGACCAAGTTCTCAG AATACAAAATCTCCTAATGGGCAGATTAGATTCTTGGTATACTGCATGGAGAACGCAATCTTGAACCTACCGGAACACCAAGAACAAATGGTTTGGCTAATAGATTTTCACGGTTTCAACATGTCGCATATATCAGTCAAAGTATCTCGAGAAACCGCTCATGTGTTACAAGAACATTACCCTGAACGCTTAGGCTTGGCCGTCCTATACAATCCGCCTAAGATTTTCGAACCCTTTTGGAAG ATGGTGAAACCGTTTCTAGACCCAAAGACACGCAACAAGGTGAAATTCGTCTACTCAGATGATAACGTAAGCAAGAAGACTCTGGAGGATATCTTCGATATGGAGCAACTCGAGGTTGCGTTTGGTGGGAACAACAGTGACTCGAGTTTCAACTTTGAGAAATATGCGGAGAGAATGAGAGAGGATGATTTGAAGTTCTTTGGAAACACCATAGTGTCGTCAACCTCAGCTCGTTTGACAGGCTCGGATTCTGAAGTTTCAGACTCTGAAATAAAGCACTTGGAGGACAAAGCAGATGCGAAGATCAAGAACGGAGCCTCTTTAGATACAACAAGAACCTAA